Proteins from a genomic interval of Mycolicibacterium grossiae:
- a CDS encoding DUF3073 domain-containing protein — MGRGRAKAKQTKVARELKYSSPQTDFGQLQRELSNAPVDTNGRAFDDVDGDLTDRWADEDDWRR; from the coding sequence ATGGGCCGCGGCCGAGCAAAGGCAAAGCAGACCAAGGTCGCTCGCGAGCTGAAGTACAGCTCGCCGCAGACCGATTTCGGGCAGCTCCAACGCGAGCTGTCGAACGCCCCCGTAGACACGAACGGTCGTGCCTTCGACGACGTCGACGGTGATCTGACGGATCGCTGGGCCGACGAGGACGACTGGCGCCGCTAG
- the purM gene encoding phosphoribosylformylglycinamidine cyclo-ligase — translation MTSKGRSADSDGASYAAAGVDIEAGDRAVELFKPLAKRATRPEVRGGLGGFAGLFALRNDYREPLLASSTDGVGTKLAVAQAIDKHDTVGLDLVAMVVDDLVVCGAEPLFLQDYIAVGRTVPERVAEIVSGIANGCVIAGCALLGGETAEHPGLMSPDHYDLSATGVGVVEADDVLGPDRVKPGDVIIAMASSGLHSNGYSLARRVLLEIDRMDLAGHVEEFGRTLGEELLEPTRIYAKDCLALAAETQVRTFCHVTGGGLAGNLERVVPNGLMAEIDRGTWTPAPVFGMIAQRGRVDREEMDKTFNMGVGMVAVVAPEDTDRALAILTARHIDCWTLGTVKKGAKGEARAQLVGQHPRF, via the coding sequence ATGACGAGCAAGGGTCGGTCCGCCGACAGTGACGGGGCCTCCTACGCAGCGGCCGGGGTGGACATCGAGGCGGGCGATCGCGCCGTCGAACTCTTCAAGCCGCTGGCCAAGCGGGCCACGCGCCCCGAGGTGCGGGGCGGCCTCGGCGGCTTCGCGGGCCTCTTCGCGCTGCGCAACGACTACCGCGAGCCGCTGCTGGCGTCCTCGACCGACGGCGTCGGCACGAAGCTCGCCGTGGCCCAGGCCATCGACAAGCACGACACCGTCGGCCTCGACCTGGTGGCGATGGTGGTCGACGACCTCGTCGTATGCGGCGCCGAACCGCTGTTCCTGCAGGACTACATCGCGGTGGGACGCACGGTGCCCGAGCGGGTCGCCGAGATCGTCTCCGGCATCGCCAACGGCTGCGTGATCGCCGGCTGCGCGCTGCTGGGCGGCGAGACCGCCGAACACCCGGGTCTGATGTCGCCGGACCACTACGACCTGTCCGCGACCGGTGTCGGCGTGGTGGAGGCCGACGACGTGCTGGGCCCGGACCGGGTCAAACCGGGCGACGTGATCATCGCCATGGCCTCCAGCGGCCTGCACTCCAACGGCTACTCGCTGGCGCGCCGGGTGCTGCTCGAGATCGACCGGATGGACCTCGCCGGACACGTGGAGGAATTCGGTCGCACGCTGGGCGAGGAGCTGCTCGAGCCCACCCGCATCTACGCCAAGGACTGCCTGGCGCTCGCCGCGGAGACGCAGGTCCGCACGTTCTGCCACGTCACGGGCGGCGGACTCGCGGGCAATCTGGAACGCGTCGTGCCCAACGGGCTGATGGCCGAGATCGACCGCGGCACGTGGACGCCGGCCCCGGTGTTCGGCATGATCGCCCAGCGCGGCCGTGTCGACCGCGAGGAGATGGACAAGACCTTCAACATGGGCGTCGGCATGGTGGCCGTCGTCGCGCCAGAGGACACCGACCGCGCATTGGCGATCCTGACGGCGAGGCACATCGACTGCTGGACGCTCGGCACGGTCAAGAAGGGTGCCAAGGGAGAAGCGCGCGCCCAGCTGGTCGGACAGCACCCGCGGTTCTGA
- a CDS encoding cupin domain-containing protein, translating into MTRRPHPTTALLAAALLPLALATPAAATPASGVTARTLAQATVDGVDYVTRELTIAPGGSTGWHWHAGQVYGVVRAGTLTHYGPDCQTDGVYPVGAPITEETGPAYTHIGRNLGPDPLVMWVGYIVPAGQPLATDAPNPGCPFE; encoded by the coding sequence ATGACGCGACGTCCGCACCCGACGACGGCACTGCTGGCCGCGGCCCTGCTGCCCCTGGCGCTCGCGACGCCGGCCGCCGCGACGCCCGCCAGCGGGGTGACGGCGAGGACGCTGGCGCAGGCCACGGTCGACGGCGTCGACTACGTGACCCGGGAGTTGACCATCGCGCCGGGCGGCAGCACGGGCTGGCACTGGCACGCGGGCCAGGTGTACGGCGTCGTGCGCGCCGGGACGCTCACGCACTACGGACCGGACTGCCAGACCGACGGCGTGTATCCCGTCGGGGCGCCGATCACCGAGGAGACCGGCCCCGCCTACACCCACATCGGCCGCAATCTCGGCCCGGATCCGTTGGTGATGTGGGTGGGCTACATCGTACCGGCCGGGCAACCCCTGGCGACCGATGCGCCGAACCCCGGCTGCCCGTTTGAGTGA
- a CDS encoding NAD(P)H-binding protein has protein sequence MSETQTRRCLVTGATGYIGGNLVPALLGRGHTVRALARTPSKLDDAEWRDRIEVAKGDLGDADSLAAAFEGVDVVYYLVHSMGTSTDFEREEARSADNVVTAAKKAGVARIVYLSGLHPPNVAELSRHLRSRTKVGETLIASGIESIVLQAGIVVGAGSASYEMIRHLTDRLPVMTAPKWVHNKIQPIAIDDVLHYLVESATATVPESRTWDVGCPDVLEYGDAMQVYADAAGLRRRLILGVPFLTPAIASMWVGLVTPIPAGLARPLVESLECDAIMHEHDIDGVIPPPSGGLIGYEQSVRNALAHNGPASTGRRSLIRFGAATP, from the coding sequence GTGTCGGAAACTCAGACTCGCCGCTGCCTGGTGACGGGCGCGACGGGCTACATCGGTGGCAACCTCGTGCCCGCACTGCTCGGCCGCGGCCACACCGTCCGTGCGTTGGCCCGCACCCCGAGCAAACTGGACGACGCCGAGTGGCGGGACCGCATCGAGGTGGCCAAGGGCGATCTCGGCGACGCGGATTCGCTGGCCGCGGCGTTCGAAGGCGTCGACGTCGTCTACTACCTGGTGCACTCGATGGGCACGTCGACGGACTTCGAGCGCGAGGAGGCCCGCTCGGCGGACAACGTCGTGACGGCCGCCAAGAAGGCCGGCGTGGCCCGCATCGTCTACCTGTCCGGGCTGCACCCGCCGAACGTCGCCGAACTGTCGCGGCACCTGCGGTCGCGCACCAAGGTGGGCGAGACGCTGATCGCGTCCGGCATCGAGTCGATCGTGCTGCAGGCCGGCATCGTGGTCGGCGCCGGCTCGGCGTCGTACGAGATGATCCGCCACCTCACCGACCGGCTGCCGGTGATGACGGCGCCCAAGTGGGTGCACAACAAGATCCAGCCGATCGCGATCGACGACGTCCTGCACTACCTGGTCGAGTCCGCGACGGCCACCGTGCCGGAGTCGCGCACGTGGGATGTCGGCTGCCCCGACGTGCTGGAGTACGGCGACGCGATGCAGGTCTACGCCGACGCCGCCGGCCTGCGCCGCCGCCTCATCCTCGGCGTGCCGTTCCTGACGCCGGCGATCGCGAGCATGTGGGTCGGCCTGGTCACGCCGATCCCGGCCGGCCTCGCGCGGCCGCTGGTCGAGTCCCTGGAGTGCGACGCGATCATGCACGAACACGACATCGACGGCGTCATCCCGCCGCCGTCGGGTGGCCTCATCGGCTACGAGCAGTCCGTGCGCAATGCGCTGGCCCACAACGGTCCGGCGAGCACCGGCCGACGCTCGCTGATCCGGTTCGGCGCGGCGACGCCGTAG
- the purF gene encoding amidophosphoribosyltransferase has protein sequence MTAEQPVPDENEPREECGVFGVWAPGEDVAKLTYYGLYALQHRGQEAAGIAVADGSQVLVFKDLGLVSQVFDEQTLAAMEGHVAIGHCRYSTTGSTTWENAQPVFRNTAAGTGVALGHNGNLVNTTELAGRARDAGLTNTRGAAKSTTDSDILGALLAHGAADSSLEQAALELLPTVRGAFCLTFMDENTLYAARDPHGVRPLSLGRLDRGWVVASETAALDIVGASFVRDIEPGELLAIDADGVRSTRFANPTPKGCVFEYVYLARPDSVIGGRSVHATRVEIGRRLASEKPVDADLVIGVPESGTPAAVGYAQGSGIPYGQGLMKNAYVGRTFIQPSQTIRQLGIRLKLNPLREVIRGKRLIVVDDSIVRGNTQRALIRMLREAGALEVHVRIASPPVKWPCFYGIDFATPAELIANAASTEDGEEDMLEGVRRAIGADTLGYISLQGMVAATEQPATRLCMACFDGNYPIELPGETALGKNVIEHMLATAARSGIPLQTQNDNASALRRP, from the coding sequence GTGACCGCCGAGCAGCCCGTGCCAGACGAGAACGAACCCCGCGAGGAGTGTGGCGTCTTCGGCGTCTGGGCTCCCGGCGAAGACGTGGCGAAGCTCACGTACTACGGGTTGTATGCGTTGCAGCACAGGGGCCAGGAGGCCGCCGGCATCGCCGTCGCGGACGGTTCGCAGGTGCTGGTCTTCAAGGATCTCGGCCTGGTGAGCCAGGTGTTCGACGAGCAGACGCTGGCCGCCATGGAGGGCCACGTCGCCATCGGGCACTGCCGGTACTCGACCACCGGATCGACCACCTGGGAGAACGCCCAGCCGGTGTTCCGCAACACCGCCGCCGGCACCGGCGTCGCACTTGGCCACAACGGCAACCTGGTGAACACCACCGAACTCGCCGGGCGTGCCCGCGACGCCGGGCTCACCAACACCCGCGGCGCCGCCAAGTCCACCACCGACTCGGACATCCTCGGCGCGCTGCTGGCCCACGGTGCCGCCGACTCCTCGCTGGAGCAGGCCGCCCTCGAACTGCTGCCGACGGTGCGCGGCGCGTTCTGCCTGACGTTCATGGACGAGAACACCCTCTACGCGGCGCGGGACCCGCACGGCGTGCGGCCGCTGTCCCTGGGCCGGCTCGACCGGGGCTGGGTGGTCGCCTCGGAGACCGCCGCCCTGGACATCGTCGGCGCATCCTTCGTCCGCGACATCGAGCCGGGCGAACTGCTCGCCATCGACGCCGACGGCGTGCGCTCCACCCGCTTCGCCAACCCCACGCCCAAGGGATGCGTCTTCGAGTACGTGTACCTGGCCCGGCCCGACAGCGTCATCGGCGGACGGTCGGTGCACGCCACCCGCGTCGAGATCGGCCGCCGGCTCGCCTCGGAGAAGCCCGTCGACGCCGACCTGGTGATCGGCGTCCCGGAGTCCGGCACGCCGGCCGCCGTCGGGTACGCGCAGGGCTCGGGCATCCCCTACGGCCAGGGCCTGATGAAGAACGCCTACGTCGGCCGCACCTTCATCCAGCCGTCGCAGACCATCCGTCAGCTCGGCATCCGGCTCAAGCTGAACCCGCTGCGCGAGGTCATCCGCGGCAAGCGGCTAATCGTCGTCGACGACTCGATCGTCCGCGGCAACACCCAGCGCGCCCTGATCCGCATGCTGCGCGAGGCCGGGGCGCTGGAGGTGCACGTCCGGATCGCGTCGCCGCCGGTGAAGTGGCCGTGCTTCTACGGCATCGACTTCGCCACCCCTGCCGAGCTCATCGCGAACGCGGCGAGCACCGAGGACGGCGAGGAGGACATGCTCGAGGGCGTCCGACGCGCGATCGGCGCCGACACGCTCGGCTACATCAGCCTGCAGGGCATGGTGGCCGCGACCGAGCAGCCCGCGACGCGGCTGTGCATGGCGTGCTTCGACGGGAACTACCCGATCGAACTGCCCGGCGAGACCGCGCTCGGCAAGAACGTCATCGAGCACATGCTGGCGACTGCTGCGCGCAGCGGCATCCCGCTGCAGACGCAGAACGACAACGCCTCCGCGCTGCGCCGCCCCTGA
- a CDS encoding sterol carrier family protein, whose amino-acid sequence MPARQTADPTKTREAVAALASWLHDATAAAPPRPALAEAVRLTARTLAAAAPGASVEVRVPPFVAVQCISGPRHTRGNPPNVVETDARTWLLLATGLWTMAEAVAAGAVLASGSRAGEVADWLPLVPLAAR is encoded by the coding sequence ATGCCCGCCCGTCAGACCGCGGACCCGACGAAGACCCGCGAGGCCGTCGCCGCGCTCGCGTCGTGGCTGCACGACGCGACCGCCGCGGCACCGCCACGCCCGGCGCTGGCGGAGGCGGTGCGGCTGACCGCACGCACGCTGGCGGCCGCCGCACCCGGTGCCAGCGTCGAGGTGCGGGTGCCGCCGTTCGTTGCGGTGCAATGCATCTCGGGTCCCCGGCACACCCGCGGCAATCCGCCCAACGTGGTCGAGACCGACGCGCGGACCTGGCTGCTGCTGGCGACCGGCCTGTGGACCATGGCCGAGGCGGTCGCGGCGGGCGCCGTGCTGGCCTCCGGGTCGCGGGCCGGCGAGGTGGCCGACTGGCTGCCGCTAGTGCCGCTCGCCGCGCGGTGA
- a CDS encoding Rv0804 family intramembrane glutamic endopeptidase, which produces MSPNRIRAVVLALALTAWSHWVAQRLPARVRIAAQAVLGGWLAHRVGAPLGLRPPALLGGVRVGLAAAASVSAAVAAATAIGPVRRGMAARALPAAAREWLLLGIPVGTVWSEETAYRAALGTWCVDAFGPRGGPVAQAVAFGLSHVVDARAAGEPVLGTVAVTGIAGWVFGRLYAHTGSLAAPLLAHLAVNEAGALAALLVGRAARPVARSRA; this is translated from the coding sequence ATGTCGCCGAATCGAATTCGCGCTGTGGTGCTGGCGCTCGCGCTGACGGCGTGGAGTCACTGGGTGGCGCAGCGGCTGCCGGCGCGCGTGCGCATCGCGGCGCAGGCCGTGCTCGGCGGCTGGCTGGCCCACCGCGTCGGCGCCCCGCTGGGACTGCGTCCGCCCGCCCTCCTCGGCGGCGTCCGCGTGGGCCTGGCCGCGGCCGCGTCGGTCTCCGCCGCGGTGGCCGCCGCGACGGCGATCGGCCCGGTGCGGCGCGGCATGGCGGCGCGCGCGCTGCCCGCCGCCGCGCGGGAGTGGCTGCTCCTCGGCATTCCGGTGGGCACGGTGTGGAGCGAGGAGACCGCCTACCGCGCCGCACTCGGCACCTGGTGCGTCGACGCGTTCGGCCCGCGGGGCGGCCCGGTCGCCCAAGCCGTGGCGTTCGGCCTGTCGCACGTCGTCGACGCGCGCGCTGCCGGCGAACCGGTGCTCGGCACGGTCGCGGTGACCGGCATCGCCGGGTGGGTCTTCGGCCGGCTGTACGCCCACACCGGCAGCCTCGCGGCCCCACTGCTGGCGCACCTCGCCGTCAACGAGGCCGGGGCACTCGCCGCGCTGCTCGTCGGCCGGGCGGCTAGACCGGTCGCCCGGTCGCGAGCGTAG
- a CDS encoding alpha/beta hydrolase — MRAPAPTRHPLLVWAWGLVRLNVVGVAVGALFFCLSLTPSLLPRDWLFGGIIGGTNAAIGYALGVLLSAALHRLVLRHRSWWPPPARILRALEAAVVVGAIAASLLALVPAARWQRQVSALMGIEGPDTPAYLRTLLISLLVGGAWVGAARVVLDLGKVLARLFIRRFRLHHEVATFVGTTIVVALLVLLVNGVLYRGFLAGASVAFQPQNLTTADGVEPPTAPERSGSPDSFAPWDTLGYQGRTFVGTGPDVDDLVRVNGRPAKEPIRVYAGLQTADTAAARMDVVVRELERTGAADRSVLVVIPTTGTGWVNPVAARAIETMYGGDTALVGVQYSYLPSWISFLADRETSIDAGRMLIGAVHDWWCTLPTDRRPKLVLYGESLGSMAGQGAFGWLPDIAGMDFSAVLWVGPPHESPLWSGLVARRDPGSPEVQPRYDGGRTVRFTQAADAEDIARIAAPPWEGTRVLFLQHASDPIIWWSPKLLFSRPDWLVEPPGSDRTASMRWYPIVTFWQVSADMTNASGVPGGHGHDYGDAVLDGWAAVVPPDGWTTDDTERVRTALRQVGPET; from the coding sequence GTGAGGGCGCCGGCCCCCACGCGCCATCCCCTCCTGGTCTGGGCGTGGGGCCTGGTCCGCCTGAACGTCGTCGGCGTCGCCGTCGGCGCCCTGTTCTTCTGCCTGTCCCTCACGCCGTCACTGCTGCCGCGCGACTGGCTGTTCGGCGGCATCATCGGCGGCACGAACGCCGCCATCGGCTACGCGCTCGGGGTGCTTCTCAGCGCGGCACTGCATCGCCTCGTGCTGCGCCACCGCTCCTGGTGGCCGCCGCCGGCGCGAATCCTCCGTGCGCTCGAGGCCGCGGTCGTCGTCGGGGCGATCGCGGCGTCGCTGCTCGCGCTGGTGCCCGCCGCCCGCTGGCAACGGCAGGTGTCGGCGCTGATGGGCATCGAGGGCCCGGACACCCCGGCGTACCTGCGCACGCTGCTCATCTCCCTGCTCGTCGGCGGGGCCTGGGTGGGCGCCGCGCGCGTCGTGCTCGACCTCGGCAAGGTGCTGGCACGCCTGTTCATCCGGCGCTTTCGGCTGCACCACGAGGTCGCGACGTTCGTCGGCACGACGATCGTCGTCGCGCTGCTGGTGCTGCTGGTCAACGGCGTGCTCTACCGCGGCTTCCTCGCCGGCGCGAGCGTGGCGTTCCAGCCCCAGAATTTGACCACGGCAGACGGCGTCGAGCCACCGACGGCACCCGAGAGGTCGGGCAGCCCGGACTCGTTCGCGCCGTGGGACACCCTGGGCTACCAGGGCCGGACGTTCGTCGGCACCGGTCCGGACGTCGACGACCTCGTCCGGGTGAACGGCAGGCCGGCCAAGGAACCGATCCGCGTCTACGCCGGCCTGCAGACCGCGGACACCGCCGCGGCGCGGATGGACGTGGTGGTCCGCGAACTCGAGCGCACGGGCGCCGCCGACCGCAGCGTGCTGGTCGTCATCCCCACCACCGGTACCGGGTGGGTGAATCCCGTCGCCGCGCGCGCCATCGAGACCATGTATGGCGGCGACACCGCGCTGGTGGGCGTGCAGTACTCCTACCTGCCGAGCTGGATCTCCTTTCTGGCCGACCGCGAGACGTCCATCGACGCGGGCCGCATGCTCATCGGCGCCGTCCACGACTGGTGGTGCACCCTGCCCACCGACCGCAGGCCGAAGCTGGTGCTCTACGGCGAGAGTCTCGGGTCGATGGCCGGTCAGGGTGCGTTCGGCTGGTTGCCCGACATCGCCGGGATGGACTTCTCCGCCGTGCTGTGGGTGGGACCGCCGCACGAGAGCCCGCTGTGGAGCGGCCTGGTGGCCCGCCGCGACCCCGGCAGCCCCGAGGTCCAACCGCGCTACGACGGCGGCCGCACGGTGCGCTTCACCCAGGCCGCCGACGCCGAGGACATCGCCCGCATCGCCGCGCCGCCGTGGGAGGGCACCCGGGTGCTGTTCCTGCAGCACGCGTCCGACCCGATCATCTGGTGGTCGCCGAAACTGCTGTTCTCCCGGCCGGATTGGCTCGTCGAGCCGCCCGGCTCGGATCGCACCGCCTCGATGCGCTGGTACCCGATCGTCACGTTTTGGCAGGTGAGCGCCGACATGACCAATGCCTCCGGTGTCCCGGGCGGACACGGTCACGATTACGGCGACGCGGTGCTCGACGGCTGGGCCGCGGTCGTCCCTCCCGACGGATGGACCACCGACGACACCGAGCGCGTACGCACTGCGCTGCGGCAGGTCGGTCCCGAGACGTGA
- the purL gene encoding phosphoribosylformylglycinamidine synthase subunit PurL, translating to MTSEVPAVDSVQRAAETPDQPQPFRELGLKDDEYERIREILGRRPTDAELAMYSVMWSEHCSYKSSKVHLRYFGETTTEAMRQSMLAGIGENAGVVDIGDGWAVTFKVESHNHPSYVEPYQGAATGVGGIVRDIMAMGARPVAVMDQLRFGAADAPDTRRVLDGVIRGVGGYGNSLGLPNIGGETVFDACYAGNPLVNALCVGALRTEDLHLAFASGAGNKIILFGARTGLDGIGGVSVLASETFGGDESGAGRKKLPSVQVGDPFMEKVLIECCLELYAAGLVIGIQDLGGAGLSCATSELASAGDGGMAIELDKVPLRAKFMTPAEVLSSESQERMCAVVAPENVDAFLAVCRKWEVLATVIGEVTEGDRLEITWHGETVVDVPPRTVAHEGPVYERPVQRPDTQDALNADTTAGLPRPATGDELRATLLALLGSPHLCSRAFITEQYDRYVRGNTVLAEHADGGVLRIDEATGRGIAVATDASGRYTALDPYTGAQLALAEAYRNVAVTGATPVAVTNCLNFGSPEDPGVMWQFSQAVRGLADGCAALGIPVTGGNVSFYNQTGTTAIHPTPVVGVLGVIDDVKRRIPTGLGTEPGETLMLLGDTHDEFDGSIWAQVTADHLGGLPPRVDLEREKLLGEVLVAASRDGLVSAAHDLSEGGLMQAVVEAALAGETGCRVLLPEDADPFVTLFSESAGRVLVAVPRTEESRFRAMCEARGLPAVRIGVVDDGSDAVEVQGQFTVTLDELRRTSEGVLPALFG from the coding sequence GTGACGAGTGAAGTCCCCGCCGTTGACTCCGTGCAGCGCGCCGCCGAGACGCCCGATCAACCCCAGCCCTTCCGCGAACTCGGCCTCAAGGACGACGAGTACGAGCGCATCCGGGAGATCCTCGGCCGCCGCCCCACCGACGCCGAACTGGCGATGTACTCGGTGATGTGGAGCGAGCACTGCTCCTACAAGTCCTCCAAGGTGCACCTGCGGTACTTCGGCGAGACCACCACCGAGGCCATGCGGCAGTCGATGCTGGCGGGCATCGGCGAGAACGCCGGCGTCGTCGACATCGGCGACGGCTGGGCCGTCACCTTCAAGGTCGAATCGCACAATCACCCGTCCTACGTCGAGCCCTACCAGGGCGCGGCCACCGGGGTCGGGGGCATCGTGCGCGACATCATGGCCATGGGCGCCCGCCCCGTCGCCGTGATGGACCAGCTGCGGTTCGGCGCGGCCGACGCCCCGGACACCCGGCGCGTCCTCGACGGCGTCATCCGCGGCGTCGGCGGGTACGGCAACTCGCTGGGCCTGCCGAACATCGGCGGCGAGACGGTGTTCGACGCCTGCTATGCCGGCAACCCACTGGTCAACGCGCTCTGCGTCGGCGCGCTGCGCACCGAGGACCTGCACCTGGCCTTCGCCTCGGGTGCGGGCAACAAGATCATCCTGTTCGGCGCGCGGACGGGCCTCGACGGCATCGGCGGCGTGTCGGTGCTCGCGTCGGAGACCTTCGGCGGCGACGAGTCCGGAGCGGGCCGCAAGAAGCTGCCGAGCGTGCAGGTGGGCGACCCGTTCATGGAGAAGGTGCTCATCGAGTGCTGCCTCGAGCTGTACGCCGCGGGCCTGGTGATTGGCATTCAGGACCTCGGTGGCGCCGGGCTGTCCTGCGCCACGTCCGAACTCGCGTCGGCGGGTGACGGCGGCATGGCGATCGAGCTCGACAAGGTGCCGCTACGGGCGAAGTTCATGACGCCCGCCGAGGTGCTCTCCAGCGAGTCGCAGGAGCGCATGTGCGCGGTCGTCGCCCCGGAGAACGTCGACGCGTTCCTGGCGGTGTGCCGTAAGTGGGAGGTGCTCGCCACCGTCATCGGCGAGGTCACCGAGGGCGACCGGCTCGAGATCACCTGGCACGGCGAGACGGTCGTCGACGTGCCGCCGCGCACCGTCGCCCACGAGGGCCCGGTCTACGAGCGGCCCGTGCAGCGCCCCGACACCCAGGACGCATTGAACGCCGACACGACCGCGGGGTTGCCGCGGCCCGCCACCGGCGACGAACTGCGCGCGACGCTGCTGGCCCTGCTCGGCAGCCCGCACCTGTGCAGCCGTGCCTTCATCACCGAGCAGTACGACCGCTACGTGCGCGGCAACACCGTGCTGGCCGAGCACGCCGACGGCGGCGTGCTGCGCATCGACGAGGCGACCGGCCGCGGCATCGCCGTCGCCACCGACGCGTCGGGGCGCTACACGGCGCTCGACCCCTACACCGGTGCCCAGCTGGCGCTGGCCGAGGCGTACCGCAACGTCGCGGTCACCGGGGCGACGCCGGTCGCGGTCACCAACTGCCTGAACTTCGGCTCCCCGGAGGATCCGGGCGTCATGTGGCAGTTCTCCCAGGCCGTGCGCGGCCTCGCGGACGGCTGTGCGGCACTGGGCATTCCGGTCACCGGCGGCAACGTCAGCTTCTACAACCAGACCGGCACGACGGCGATCCACCCGACGCCGGTGGTCGGCGTGCTCGGCGTCATCGACGACGTGAAGCGCCGCATCCCGACCGGCCTCGGCACCGAACCCGGCGAGACGCTGATGCTGCTCGGGGACACCCACGACGAGTTCGACGGGTCCATCTGGGCGCAGGTGACCGCCGACCACCTCGGCGGGTTGCCGCCGCGGGTCGACCTCGAACGCGAGAAGCTGCTCGGCGAGGTCCTGGTCGCGGCGTCGCGCGACGGCCTGGTCTCCGCGGCGCACGACCTCAGCGAGGGCGGCCTGATGCAGGCCGTGGTCGAGGCCGCGCTGGCAGGCGAAACCGGATGTCGCGTCCTCCTTCCCGAGGACGCCGACCCGTTCGTGACGCTGTTCTCCGAGTCCGCCGGCCGGGTGCTGGTGGCGGTGCCGCGCACCGAGGAGAGCCGATTCCGCGCGATGTGCGAGGCCCGCGGGCTGCCGGCCGTGCGCATCGGCGTCGTCGACGACGGCAGCGATGCGGTCGAGGTGCAGGGCCAGTTCACCGTCACGCTCGACGAGCTGCGGCGAACCTCGGAGGGCGTGTTGCCCGCACTGTTCGGGTGA
- a CDS encoding cation:proton antiporter domain-containing protein, with product MLWSVVGLAAVLVVWSLLARRLERWRITPVMALVLTGAVVGVATHDALASGIEAHVVEPVIETVLAIVLFEHAANVRGGFFGGQAALVLRLLFVAMPIGLAVAVLLGLGLIGGLPWSALLVIACVVVPIDFAPVTSFLHDERIPDRVRGLFNVEEGYSDGVIAPVFLFALAITGGEQTKAEGVLHALEEGIPHLVVAVVLGWALGSGLAWCANAADRRGAMTDQSRRLLMVAAPVLTYTLNVGVGGNGFVAAFVCGIAYNAVRSYVDAEREQELVDDVAFLLAGIVWFAFGAVAWYVLQDGVAIGLVLFSLLVLILARAAGVGVAMLGTSLDRSERVLLATLGPRGTASIALALLAYTVLPDEPGERLMEAAIVVVLGSVLLHGLLGPFLVGRSGEGPFLARRSARAAARSEPGLKRQ from the coding sequence GTGTTGTGGTCGGTCGTCGGTCTCGCCGCGGTACTCGTCGTCTGGTCGCTGCTGGCCCGGCGCCTCGAACGGTGGCGCATCACGCCGGTGATGGCGTTGGTGCTGACCGGCGCCGTGGTCGGCGTCGCGACGCACGACGCACTCGCCTCGGGCATCGAGGCCCACGTCGTCGAACCGGTCATCGAGACGGTGCTGGCGATCGTGCTGTTTGAGCACGCCGCCAACGTCCGCGGCGGCTTCTTCGGCGGGCAGGCCGCCCTGGTGCTGCGCCTGCTGTTCGTCGCCATGCCCATCGGCCTGGCGGTGGCCGTCCTCCTCGGACTCGGGCTCATCGGCGGACTGCCGTGGTCGGCACTGCTGGTGATCGCCTGCGTGGTCGTCCCCATCGACTTCGCGCCGGTGACGTCGTTCCTGCACGACGAGCGCATCCCCGACCGCGTGCGCGGGCTGTTCAACGTCGAGGAGGGCTACTCCGACGGCGTCATCGCCCCGGTGTTCCTGTTCGCCCTGGCGATCACCGGCGGAGAGCAGACCAAGGCCGAGGGCGTGCTGCACGCCCTGGAGGAGGGGATCCCGCACCTCGTCGTCGCCGTCGTGCTCGGGTGGGCGCTGGGATCGGGGCTCGCGTGGTGCGCCAACGCCGCCGACCGGCGGGGCGCCATGACCGATCAGTCCCGGCGACTGCTGATGGTCGCAGCGCCGGTGCTGACCTACACGCTCAACGTCGGGGTGGGCGGCAACGGCTTCGTCGCGGCGTTCGTCTGCGGCATCGCCTACAACGCGGTGCGCTCCTACGTCGACGCCGAACGCGAACAGGAACTCGTCGACGACGTCGCGTTCCTGCTCGCCGGCATCGTGTGGTTCGCCTTCGGCGCCGTCGCCTGGTACGTCCTGCAGGACGGCGTTGCGATCGGGCTGGTGCTGTTCAGCCTGCTGGTGCTGATCCTGGCGCGCGCCGCCGGGGTGGGCGTCGCGATGCTGGGCACGTCACTGGATCGGTCGGAGCGCGTCCTCCTCGCGACCCTCGGCCCGCGCGGCACCGCGAGCATCGCCCTGGCCCTGCTCGCCTACACCGTGCTCCCCGACGAACCCGGCGAACGCCTGATGGAGGCCGCGATCGTGGTGGTGCTGGGCAGCGTGCTGCTGCACGGACTGCTCGGGCCGTTCCTCGTGGGGCGTTCCGGGGAGGGTCCGTTCCTCGCACGGCGTAGCGCTCGGGCCGCCGCCAGGTCGGAACCAGGGCTGAAGAGGCAATAA